From Paenibacillus sp. GP183, one genomic window encodes:
- a CDS encoding YheC/YheD family protein: protein MSLTTCTIHAIPRTDRSVYLSNELVKALRLTGTKTIQVRAGSMYANVPMRIIKKPGQHLYLSMSLMRSLRLPRIGTCLAASNSSKELRLGPLIGVLTHVSRSSTTPFGSRTGFIRQITQTGADKSFHFAFSPRDVNWQRETVNALFPRPEGGWVRRTVPLPDVIYNRLSSRSAEKSSGMESFKELFVRRGIPLFNWSFFDKWDIYNLLDGDDVFKFVPESHINPSSEQIREMLDKHKFIYLKPTAGSLGIGIYRITYNSKRGYFARYRKDSKNVLVRYAKFDGLMKMLGTGRGRLQNYVAQQGIRLIEIDGCPIDFRFHMTKNGSNQWVVAAIGAKKAGKGSVTTHIRSGGQLMTPEQVLRQIYGSRAESVLNNAKETSVKLAESIEKHYHHLLGELGFDIGIDQNEKVWMFEANAKPGRSIFKHPSLKDQDKASLAHIYDHCLYLCGFRARREA, encoded by the coding sequence ATGAGTTTGACTACCTGCACCATACATGCCATACCCCGAACGGATCGATCGGTCTATTTGAGCAATGAACTCGTCAAAGCTTTGAGGTTAACCGGCACCAAAACGATCCAGGTGAGAGCCGGCAGCATGTACGCCAATGTACCCATGCGCATAATAAAAAAACCAGGACAGCACCTTTACCTCTCCATGTCATTGATGAGAAGCCTTCGACTTCCGCGTATAGGCACATGTCTGGCAGCCAGCAACAGCTCCAAAGAACTTCGTTTAGGCCCATTGATTGGAGTGCTCACTCATGTATCGAGAAGTAGTACGACTCCATTTGGTTCCAGGACGGGATTTATTCGTCAAATCACTCAAACAGGAGCGGACAAATCGTTTCATTTCGCATTTAGTCCCAGAGATGTCAACTGGCAGCGGGAAACAGTTAATGCCCTTTTCCCGCGTCCGGAAGGCGGATGGGTGCGTCGTACGGTGCCGCTTCCCGATGTTATTTATAATCGATTATCCAGTCGTTCAGCCGAGAAGTCGTCGGGAATGGAAAGCTTTAAGGAGCTGTTTGTGCGAAGAGGCATCCCTCTGTTCAATTGGAGCTTTTTTGACAAATGGGATATTTACAATCTGCTCGATGGAGACGACGTCTTCAAGTTCGTGCCGGAGTCGCACATAAACCCGTCCTCTGAGCAAATTCGTGAAATGCTGGATAAGCATAAATTCATTTATTTAAAACCGACGGCCGGAAGTCTGGGAATCGGGATATATCGAATTACCTACAATTCCAAGCGTGGCTACTTCGCCCGATATCGCAAAGACAGTAAAAACGTTCTCGTTCGTTATGCCAAATTCGACGGACTGATGAAAATGCTTGGAACCGGACGGGGCAGGCTGCAAAATTATGTCGCCCAGCAAGGAATTCGGCTGATCGAAATCGACGGTTGTCCGATAGACTTCCGCTTCCATATGACCAAGAACGGCAGCAACCAGTGGGTAGTTGCGGCCATTGGCGCCAAAAAAGCAGGCAAAGGAAGCGTGACGACGCATATTCGTTCAGGCGGCCAACTGATGACACCTGAGCAGGTGCTAAGGCAAATTTACGGCTCTCGCGCCGAGAGTGTGCTGAATAATGCCAAGGAGACATCCGTTAAGCTGGCGGAAAGCATTGAAAAGCATTACCATCATTTGCTCGGTGAGCTCGGTTTTGATATCGGCATTGATCAAAATGAGAAGGTCTGGATGTTCGAAGCGAACGCTAAACCGGGGCGCTCCATCTTCAAGCACCCTTCGCTCAAGGATCAGGATAAAGCGTCCCTTGCCCACATCTATGATCATTGCCTATATCTATGCGGTTTTCGCGCGAGGAGGGAAGCATAG
- a CDS encoding YheC/YheD family protein produces the protein MNIPLHDKDQKPTIAILTVNDGTRIFRGDKSNFADIVKAGHEFGAEVYVITADNVKLTENRMFGFRYNPDRRSWVRDWMPAPHVIYNRVPFRKMEMHPEVQQIIQACIRSNQVNLYNPSFFNKWSLFEWLNKSAHTRMYIPATEQLSTSFGLERLLRNYPVVYLKPVKGKAGRGIMRLERKIGKYNQPEYELSVQSNKEIVYKVHYSIDSLWKDVDELRGAKEYIMQQGITLTSYKGRAYDLRVLVQKNALGVWSVTGIGARVAGKLSITTHVPRGGSIEDPLKLLTYAFGQKEAASILKRTKRAAVVLAKQIEKSSGQQLGEMSMDLGVDTSGRIWFFEANSKPMKFDEPDIRKKSLERIIHYGVFLTKKARRR, from the coding sequence GTGAATATTCCGCTTCATGATAAAGATCAAAAGCCAACGATTGCCATACTTACTGTAAATGACGGTACCCGCATTTTTCGCGGGGATAAAAGTAATTTCGCGGATATTGTCAAAGCTGGGCACGAGTTTGGGGCCGAAGTTTATGTGATCACGGCTGACAATGTTAAACTGACGGAAAATCGAATGTTTGGTTTTCGCTACAATCCGGATCGACGCTCATGGGTCCGTGATTGGATGCCTGCTCCCCATGTCATTTATAATCGTGTTCCATTTCGTAAAATGGAAATGCATCCGGAGGTTCAACAGATCATTCAAGCCTGTATCCGCAGCAATCAAGTCAATCTCTATAATCCTTCCTTTTTCAATAAATGGTCGCTCTTTGAATGGCTGAATAAATCAGCTCACACTCGTATGTATATTCCTGCAACTGAGCAATTATCCACTTCATTTGGACTGGAACGCCTGCTGCGCAATTATCCAGTCGTCTATCTGAAACCCGTTAAAGGGAAAGCAGGAAGGGGAATCATGCGATTAGAACGAAAAATCGGCAAGTACAACCAGCCTGAGTACGAGCTCAGTGTGCAAAGCAATAAAGAAATAGTATATAAAGTTCATTACAGCATAGACAGTTTATGGAAAGATGTGGATGAACTCCGCGGAGCCAAAGAATATATCATGCAGCAAGGCATAACACTTACCAGCTACAAGGGCAGAGCTTACGATTTACGTGTTCTTGTCCAAAAAAATGCCTTGGGCGTCTGGAGTGTAACCGGAATCGGGGCAAGAGTTGCCGGCAAGCTTAGCATAACTACCCATGTTCCCCGAGGAGGCTCCATAGAGGACCCGCTAAAGCTGCTCACATATGCCTTTGGTCAGAAAGAGGCTGCCAGCATCCTGAAGCGGACGAAGCGTGCCGCTGTCGTGTTGGCAAAACAAATTGAAAAATCCTCGGGACAACAGCTCGGCGAAATGTCCATGGATTTGGGAGTGGATACTTCCGGACGAATCTGGTTTTTTGAGGCTAATTCCAAGCCGATGAAGTTTGACGAGCCCGACATTCGAAAAAAATCGCTGGAACGCATCATTCATTATGGCGTGTTTTTAACCAAAAAGGCCAGGAGAAGGTGA